The uncultured Fusobacterium sp. genome includes a window with the following:
- a CDS encoding HAMP domain-containing sensor histidine kinase, which yields MRLKINFFQKIFIFSVAIVIFTVLIGYILNIFFLDEFYLYRKKENMLKVAEKIKIMVIEKDKDVLEEYKEDLRDKEGIDISILRERNKHMRRKEEENIKEGFNIATVTKAKIKLLIYSEKLPDGRNLILRTSLSVMNSHKHEMSIFNILTTIVSVLISMIVGRIFSKKITANIERLNSITKKISVLDFSEKADIHTGDEIEELSKSIDIMSNNLNISIENLKSFASNASHELRTPITVISTHAQALVNGIVKEEQEQRKYYKVILKESAYMNDLVGNLLTISRLSSPGIKLNMKDVSFNKILKESIEKYEILELEKDIEWDIDILDILINCDEKIFKIAIDNIVHNALKYSPNNEIIRVYREENKIVVENDIKGNLDNTDNLCEPFTRGENAKEDKIDGNGLGLSIVKKIMELNKIDFAITIENKKFKVFFDIFRS from the coding sequence ATGAGATTAAAAATTAATTTTTTTCAAAAAATCTTTATATTTTCAGTAGCAATAGTAATTTTTACAGTTTTAATTGGTTATATTTTAAATATATTCTTCTTAGATGAGTTTTATTTATATAGAAAGAAAGAAAATATGTTAAAAGTTGCTGAAAAAATAAAAATAATGGTTATTGAAAAGGATAAAGATGTATTGGAAGAGTATAAGGAGGATTTAAGAGATAAAGAGGGAATAGATATATCTATATTAAGAGAGAGAAATAAACATATGAGAAGAAAAGAGGAAGAAAATATAAAGGAAGGTTTTAATATAGCAACTGTGACAAAAGCTAAAATAAAACTTCTAATATATAGTGAAAAACTTCCTGATGGAAGAAATTTAATATTGAGAACCTCTTTATCAGTTATGAACTCTCATAAACATGAGATGAGCATTTTTAATATATTAACAACAATTGTTTCAGTGCTGATAAGCATGATAGTAGGAAGAATATTTTCTAAAAAAATTACAGCAAATATTGAAAGGTTAAATAGTATTACAAAAAAAATATCTGTATTAGATTTTTCAGAAAAAGCAGATATTCATACTGGAGATGAGATAGAGGAGTTAAGTAAAAGTATAGATATTATGTCTAACAATCTAAATATTTCAATTGAAAATTTAAAATCTTTTGCTTCGAATGCTTCACATGAACTTAGAACTCCTATAACGGTTATAAGTACCCATGCTCAAGCTCTTGTTAATGGAATAGTAAAAGAGGAACAGGAGCAAAGGAAATATTATAAGGTTATACTTAAAGAGAGTGCTTATATGAATGATTTAGTAGGGAATTTATTAACAATTTCTAGACTTTCTTCGCCAGGAATTAAATTAAATATGAAAGATGTCAGTTTTAATAAAATTTTAAAAGAGAGTATAGAGAAATATGAGATTTTGGAGCTTGAAAAAGATATTGAATGGGATATAGATATTTTAGACATATTGATAAATTGTGATGAGAAAATCTTTAAAATAGCTATTGATAATATAGTTCATAATGCTTTAAAATACTCTCCCAATAATGAAATTATAAGGGTATATAGAGAGGAAAATAAAATAGTTGTTGAAAATGACATAAAAGGCAACTTAGACAATACAGATAATCTATGTGAGCCTTTTACAAGGGGAGAGAACGCAAAGGAAGATAAGATTGATGGTAATGGATTGGGATTATCAATAGTGAAAAAGATAATGGAATTGAATAAAATAGATTTTGCAATAACAATAGAGAATAAAAAGTTTAAAGTCTTTTTTGACATATTCAGGTCATAA
- a CDS encoding aminoacyl-histidine dipeptidase, whose translation MMRKLVGIKPERVFYHFEEISKIPRESYNEKAISDYLVEFGKKLNLETYQDKYYNVILRRKASQGYEDAPGIIIQGHMDMVCEKENDSNHDFKKDPIDLVVDGNRLKANKTTLGGDNGIAIAMGMAILEDESIKCGTIELLATTSEEIDLNGALSLEPNILKGKMLINIDSEDEGVITVGSAGGVEIDILLPIERETLSDVNLYTLSLEKLQGGHSGVEINQKRGNSNKILVEVLQNLKVLTDYSLVEVFGGSKDNAIPRSGKVVLASSKDIKDIISKVADEVKAKYISFEPEMIFALETTTAKEISVLSNKSLDSYIKTIEELPTGVNTWMKEYPEIVESSDNLAIVKTLDENINIIISLRSSDPEVLKELKEKISNILKENNALFEFSAGYPEWKFRAESKLRDKALEVYKKLYNKDMKVEVIHAGLECGAISQNYPDIDFISVGPNLRDVHTPSEYLEIDSTERVYNYVVELINSLN comes from the coding sequence ATTATGAGAAAATTAGTTGGTATCAAACCAGAAAGAGTTTTTTATCATTTTGAAGAGATTTCTAAAATTCCTAGAGAATCATATAATGAAAAAGCTATTAGTGATTATTTAGTTGAATTTGGTAAAAAACTTAATTTAGAAACTTATCAAGATAAATATTACAATGTTATCCTTAGAAGAAAAGCTTCTCAAGGATATGAAGATGCTCCTGGAATAATCATCCAAGGACATATGGACATGGTATGTGAAAAAGAAAATGATAGCAACCATGACTTTAAAAAAGATCCTATTGATTTAGTAGTAGATGGAAACAGATTAAAAGCTAATAAAACTACTCTTGGTGGAGATAATGGAATTGCTATTGCTATGGGAATGGCTATTTTAGAAGATGAATCTATCAAGTGTGGAACTATTGAGCTTCTTGCTACTACTTCTGAGGAAATAGACTTAAATGGTGCTCTATCTCTTGAGCCAAATATTTTAAAAGGAAAGATGTTAATTAATATTGACTCTGAAGATGAAGGAGTAATTACTGTTGGTTCTGCTGGTGGAGTTGAAATTGATATTCTACTTCCAATAGAAAGAGAAACTTTATCTGATGTTAATCTATATACTCTTTCTCTTGAAAAATTACAAGGTGGACACTCTGGAGTTGAAATTAATCAAAAAAGAGGAAATTCAAATAAAATTTTAGTAGAAGTTCTTCAAAATTTAAAAGTTTTAACTGATTATAGTCTTGTAGAAGTTTTTGGTGGAAGTAAAGATAATGCTATTCCTAGATCTGGAAAAGTTGTTTTAGCTTCTTCAAAAGACATTAAAGATATAATCTCTAAAGTTGCTGATGAAGTGAAAGCAAAATATATTTCTTTTGAACCTGAAATGATTTTTGCTTTAGAAACTACAACTGCTAAAGAAATTTCTGTTCTTTCAAATAAATCTCTTGATAGTTATATAAAAACTATTGAAGAGCTTCCTACTGGAGTTAATACTTGGATGAAAGAGTATCCTGAGATTGTTGAATCTTCAGATAACTTAGCAATAGTTAAAACATTAGATGAAAATATCAATATTATCATATCTTTAAGAAGTTCTGATCCTGAAGTTCTTAAAGAACTAAAAGAAAAAATTTCTAATATTTTAAAAGAAAACAATGCTCTATTTGAATTTTCAGCTGGTTACCCAGAATGGAAATTTAGAGCTGAATCAAAATTAAGAGATAAAGCTTTAGAAGTTTATAAGAAACTTTATAATAAAGATATGAAAGTTGAAGTTATTCATGCTGGACTTGAGTGTGGAGCTATCTCACAAAACTATCCTGATATAGATTTTATCAGTGTTGGTCCAAATTTAAGAGATGTACATACTCCTAGTGAATATCTTGAAATAGACTCTACAGAGAGAGTTTATAACTATGTTGTTGAACTTATCAACTCACTAAACTAA
- a CDS encoding YfcC family protein, producing MILSQKKKREFPTAFTVLFIILILAAILTYIVPSGKFSRLTYDESTRDFIITDHNDETKAIPATQEVLNDLHIQLDLSKFEDGTIKKPIAIPGTYVQIEQQPQGIVDVIKSPVIGVMDSVDIMIFVLILGGIIGLVNKVGAFDAGIGALSKKTKGKEFILVVLVFALTTLGGTTFGLAEETIAFYPILMPIFLISGFDAITCIAAIYMGSSIGTMFSTVNPFSVVIASNAAGISFTTGLKFRIIVLVIGSIITLAYMYWYAKKVNQDPKNSLVYEENEKIRDRFLKDYDPDKVIEFTLRRKLIFLVFTVAFLILVWGVAVGGWWFEEMSALFLGVAIIIMVLSGLSEKDAVNTFVDGAAELIGVVLTIGLARAINIVMDNGMISDTLLNYSINMITGMSGSLFAIAQLAVFSFLGFFIPSSSGLAVLTMPIMAPLADSVGLSREVVINAYNWGQGLMSFITPTGLILVTLEMAETTFNKWLKYIMPLMIIMGIYSIVALVIGTMI from the coding sequence ATTATTTTGAGTCAAAAGAAAAAACGTGAATTCCCTACGGCATTTACAGTACTTTTTATCATCTTGATCTTAGCTGCAATTCTTACTTACATTGTTCCATCTGGAAAATTTTCTAGATTAACTTATGATGAATCAACTAGAGATTTCATTATAACTGATCATAATGATGAAACAAAAGCTATTCCAGCTACTCAAGAAGTTCTTAATGATCTTCATATTCAATTAGATCTTTCTAAATTTGAAGATGGAACTATTAAAAAACCTATTGCTATCCCTGGAACTTATGTTCAAATTGAACAACAACCACAAGGTATTGTAGATGTTATCAAATCTCCAGTAATTGGGGTTATGGATTCAGTTGACATTATGATTTTCGTTTTAATTCTTGGTGGTATCATCGGTCTTGTTAATAAAGTAGGAGCATTTGATGCAGGTATAGGTGCTCTATCTAAGAAAACTAAAGGTAAAGAGTTTATTTTAGTCGTTCTTGTATTTGCTCTTACTACACTTGGTGGAACTACATTTGGACTAGCAGAAGAAACTATCGCTTTCTATCCTATATTGATGCCTATCTTCCTTATAAGTGGTTTTGATGCAATAACTTGTATTGCTGCTATCTATATGGGATCATCAATAGGAACTATGTTCTCTACAGTAAACCCATTCTCAGTTGTTATAGCTTCAAATGCTGCTGGAATTAGCTTTACTACTGGTTTAAAATTTAGAATAATAGTTTTAGTTATTGGTTCTATAATTACTTTAGCTTATATGTATTGGTATGCTAAAAAAGTGAATCAAGATCCTAAAAATTCTCTTGTTTATGAAGAAAATGAAAAGATTAGAGATCGTTTCTTAAAAGATTATGATCCTGATAAAGTTATAGAGTTTACTTTAAGAAGAAAACTAATATTCTTAGTATTTACAGTTGCTTTCTTAATCTTAGTTTGGGGAGTTGCTGTTGGTGGTTGGTGGTTCGAAGAGATGTCTGCTCTATTCCTTGGAGTTGCTATTATTATAATGGTACTTTCTGGACTATCTGAAAAAGATGCAGTTAATACATTTGTTGATGGAGCAGCTGAACTTATAGGGGTAGTTCTTACTATTGGACTTGCTAGAGCTATCAATATAGTTATGGATAATGGTATGATCTCTGATACACTATTAAATTACTCTATCAATATGATTACAGGAATGAGTGGAAGTTTATTTGCTATTGCTCAACTTGCAGTATTCTCATTCTTAGGATTCTTCATTCCATCATCTTCAGGACTTGCAGTTCTTACAATGCCTATTATGGCTCCTCTTGCTGACAGTGTTGGTCTATCAAGAGAGGTTGTAATCAACGCATATAACTGGGGACAAGGATTGATGTCATTTATTACTCCAACAGGACTTATTCTTGTTACACTTGAAATGGCTGAAACTACATTTAATAAATGGCTAAAATATATTATGCCTCTTATGATAATCATGGGAATTTACTCTATTGTTGCTCTTGTTATTGGAACTATGATATAA